The sequence below is a genomic window from Bradyrhizobium septentrionale.
CAGGCGGTGACGCTGCCCGCCTCGTCCTATGCCCATATCCGCCAGCTGGTCTGGGTCTTGAGCGGCAGCCTCGTCATCACCGAAGGCGGCGCGCGCCATGTGCTCGCTGCCGGCGATTGCCTCGGCTTCGGCCCGCCGGCGGAGACGACCTTCGCCAACGAAACCAACGCCTCCTGCACCTATGTGGTCGCCCTCGCCCGGAGCTGATGCATGCCGCCCTTTGCCATCAAGCCGCTTGAGGATGCGCCGGAGATTCGCAGCGCACTCTGCGCGCTGTTGATTGAGACCGTCGCCAGCGGCGGCTCGGTCAGCTTCATGCATCCGCTGTCGCGGGGTGATGCTGATGCATTCTGGCAGGACTCGCTGGGAGCGGCGGCGCGCGGCGAGCGAATCGTGCTCGGCGCGTTCGACGGTAGCGAACTGATCGGCACCGTGACGCTGCTGCTGAAACTGCCGCCGAACCAGCCGCACCGCGCCGAGATCGCCAA
It includes:
- a CDS encoding GNAT family N-acetyltransferase; its protein translation is MPPFAIKPLEDAPEIRSALCALLIETVASGGSVSFMHPLSRGDADAFWQDSLGAAARGERIVLGAFDGSELIGTVTLLLKLPPNQPHRAEIAKMMTRVAHRHRGAATALLRAAEQLAIDRGRTLLVLDTAVDDGAAPLYEKQGFQLSGIIPDYALKPHGGLTGTMIYWKRIGVGAAA